The Chitinophaga caeni genome segment AGTAAACAATTCAGTAAAGACGGGGCAGCAGCCGTAGAACAATTGATTCAAAAAGCGTTGACTGTCATCGAAAAAATAAATTAAAGTTGCAGTCTATACAATTTGTTGACTAATTTTGCAGCGTTAAACATTGATACATGCAATTACATTTCCATAAATATCAAGGTACGGGCAACGATTTTGTAATCATTGATAACAGGCAAGGAATTTATAACGAACTCTCCCAGCCTACCGTTGAAAAGCTCTGCGACCGCAGGTTCGGCATCGGTGGCGATGGTTTGATGCTATTGAACGGGAGCAAGGATTACGATTTCGAGATGATCTATTACAATGCCGATGGCCGGCCGGGTAGTATGTGTGGAAATGGCGGCAGGTGCTTATCCGCCTTCGCAAAAAAATTGGGCATCCAACAAAATGCAGCTAAATTTATTGCCAGCGATGGGCCCCATGAAGTTGTATATGCCGAGAATGGCTGGGTGCAATTAAAGATGCAGGATGTCGACTACGTGGAAATTGGGCCGGGTTATTTCTTCCTGGATACCGGTTCACCGCATTTCGTACGTTATGTAACCGGGATAGAAGAGATGGATGTTTATACAGAAGGCAGCAATATCCGCTACAACGAGCGTTTCGCAGAAGAGGGAACCAATGTGAATTTCGTACAGGAAACAGATAACGGCATTTTCGTGAGAACTTACGAAAGAGGTGTTGAAGATGAAACCTATTCTTGCGGTACCGGTGTTACTGCCGCATCGCTCACCTTCGCGAAGGGCGCCCCGGGAGCATATACCGTCCCGGTACAAACCCTCGGCGGCCCGCTTGAAGTGCGTTTTACGAAGGTGGATGATCGAACTTACAATAATATCTGGCTTTGTGGCCCAGCAGAATGGGTTTTCGAAGGTGATATTAAAATATAATTAATTATTTGGCCTAATATCAATCCTGCATTGATTTAACTACCTTTGCGCCCGGATGATTCAATTTTTCAAAAATATCGATGCTGCCACGGTAGAAATCAATAGCCCCGAGCATGACGCCTGGGTGAACGTGGCGCCGCCGCTCAAACAATCAGAGTTTGAGCAACTCTCGGAAGAGCTGGATATACCGCTCGACTTCTTGACGGACTCCCTCGATATTGATGAACGCTCGCGTTTCGAATTGGAAGACAATGTAAAACTCATTGTCATAAAAACTCCTACAGAAAATAATTCGATCAACGAAAGTGATGCTTATTACATCACCATCCCGATCGTGATCATCCTTACCCACAACCAGATCGTGACGGTCAACTCCTTTGACAATGCGGCTATCAAGAAATTTTTGAACACTTTCCATAACCGTCATCCCGAGAAAAGGAACATGATGGTCTTGAAGATATTCGAGAAAGTCACGGTGAATTTCCTCGATTACCTCAAGGAAATCAACCAAAGGCGCAATGCCCTGGAACAAAAATTATATGATAGCAACAGGAACGAGGAACTTTTATACCTGATGCAGATACAGAAAAGCCTGGTATATTTCGTTACCGCCTTACGTAGTAATGAATTGCTATTGATGAAGTTGGAAAGGACGAACTTCCTGGGTTTAAATGAAGATGAGAAAGAGTTCCTGAACGACTTGATCGTAGATACATCCCAAGCCTTGGAAATGGCCAACGTGTACACCAATATCCTCAGTAGTACCATGGATGCATTCGCCAGCATCATCTCCAACAACTTGAACCAGGTGATGAAAAGGTTGACATCCATCA includes the following:
- the dapF gene encoding diaminopimelate epimerase codes for the protein MQLHFHKYQGTGNDFVIIDNRQGIYNELSQPTVEKLCDRRFGIGGDGLMLLNGSKDYDFEMIYYNADGRPGSMCGNGGRCLSAFAKKLGIQQNAAKFIASDGPHEVVYAENGWVQLKMQDVDYVEIGPGYFFLDTGSPHFVRYVTGIEEMDVYTEGSNIRYNERFAEEGTNVNFVQETDNGIFVRTYERGVEDETYSCGTGVTAASLTFAKGAPGAYTVPVQTLGGPLEVRFTKVDDRTYNNIWLCGPAEWVFEGDIKI
- a CDS encoding magnesium transporter CorA family protein, which encodes MIQFFKNIDAATVEINSPEHDAWVNVAPPLKQSEFEQLSEELDIPLDFLTDSLDIDERSRFELEDNVKLIVIKTPTENNSINESDAYYITIPIVIILTHNQIVTVNSFDNAAIKKFLNTFHNRHPEKRNMMVLKIFEKVTVNFLDYLKEINQRRNALEQKLYDSNRNEELLYLMQIQKSLVYFVTALRSNELLLMKLERTNFLGLNEDEKEFLNDLIVDTSQALEMANVYTNILSSTMDAFASIISNNLNQVMKRLTSITIVLSFPMLVASIYGMNVHIPYAEVPHAFYVPVILSIVISVLMSWYFMKKKWF